The following coding sequences are from one Miscanthus floridulus cultivar M001 unplaced genomic scaffold, ASM1932011v1 os_2339_1_2, whole genome shotgun sequence window:
- the LOC136534832 gene encoding UDP-galactose transporter 1-like, whose amino-acid sequence MEDGGKAPASLGTLRAVLAILQWWGFNVTVIIMNKWIFQKLDFKFPLSVSCVHFICSSIGAYIAIHVLKAKPLIEVEPEDRWKRIFPMSFVFCINIVLGNVSLRYIPVSFMQTIKSFTPATTVILQWLVWNKHFEWRIWASLVPIVGGILLTSVTELSFNIFGFCAAMVGCLATSTKTILAESLLHGYKFDSINTVYYMAPFATMILALPAMLLEGGGVINWFYTHDSIVSALIIILGSGVLAFCLNFSIFYVIHSTTAVTFNVAGNLKVAVAVLVSWLIFRNPISAMNAIGCGITLVGCTFYGYVRHLISQRQAAAPGSPGTAHANLSRNQMEMLPLVDDKQEKV is encoded by the exons ATGGAGGACGGCGGCAAGGCGCCGGCCAGCCTGGGCACCCTGCGCGCGGTGCTCGCCATCCTCCAGTGGTGGGGCTTCAACGTCAccgtcatcatcatgaacaagtggATCTTCCAG AAACTGGATTTCAAGTTTCCTCTCAGCGTGTCCTGTGTCCACTTCATCTGCTCTTCAATCGGAGCCTACATCGCAATCCATGTGCTTAAGGCGAAACCGCTAATTGAAGTTGAACCGGAGGACCGCTGGAAACGGATATTCCCAATGTCGTTCGTCTTCTGTATAAACATTGTGCTGGGAAATGTGAGCCTGCGCTACATTCCAGTCTCCTTCATGCAGACGATCAAATCTTTCACTCCTGCAACCACAG TTATTCTGCAGTGGCTAGTCTGGAATAAGCATTTTGAGTGGCGCATATGGGCTTCGCTGGTCCCCATAGTCGGGGGAATACTCCTGACCTCGGTGACAGAGCTTAGCTTCAATATTTTTGGTTTTTGTGCTGCCATGGTTGGCTGCCTGGCTACATCTACAAAGACCATCTTGGCAGAGTCCCTGCTCCATGGATACAAATTTGACAG CATTAACACGGTGTACTACATGGCACCCTTTGCCACCATGATACTGGCTCTACCAGCAATGTTGCTTGAAGGAGGCGGTGTAATCAACTGGTTCTACACACATGATTCAATCGTTTCTGCGCTGATTATCATCCTAGGTTCAGGGGTGCTTGCGTTTTGCCTTAACTTCTCCATCTTCTACGTCATCCATTCAACAACAGCAGTGACTTTCAACGTTGCTGGCAACCTCAAA GTCGCGGTGGCAGTGTTAGTGTCATGGTTGATCTTCCGGAATCCAATCTCTGCGATGAATGCAATTGGATGTGGAATCACCCTGGTTGGTTGCACTTTCTATGGCTACGTGAGGCATCTGATCTCGCAACGGCAGGCTGCAGCCCCAGGGAGTCCAGGAACAGCGCACGCGAACCTGTCAAGAAATCAGATGGAGATGCTTCCCCTTGTGGACGACAAGCAAGAAAAGGTTTAG